A stretch of DNA from Methylobacterium sp. CB376:
TCCGGCCGGCGCCTGATGCGCGACGAGCGCGTGCGGCCGACCATCTACGCCCTGTCGCTCGCGGTCTACTGCACCTCCTGGACCTTCTTCGGCTCGGTCGGGCTCGCCAGCCATTCGGGCCTCGACTTCCTCACCATCTATGTCGGCCCGGTGCTGGTGATCGGCCTCGGGCACCGGCTGGTGGCACGGGTCGTGCGGATCGCCAAGGCCCAGAACTCGACCTCCGTCGCCGACTTCATCGCGGCCCGCTACGGCAAGAGCGAGCGCATCGCCGCCCTGGTCTGCCTGATCAGCATCGTCGGGGCGATCCCCTACATCGCCCTGCAGCTGCGCGCCGTCGCGGCCTCGCTGCGGGTCTTCCTCGACGCCACGGACGGGCGCGGCGGCGGCACGATCGGCCTGATGGGCGATCTCGGCCTGTTCACCGCCCTGGTCCTCGCCGGCTTCGCGGTCGCCTTCGGGACCCGCCACGCGGACGCCACCGAGCACCAGGACGGGCTGACGCTCGCCATCGCGATCGAGTCGCTCGTCAAGCTCCTCGCCTTCCTGGTCGTCGGCGGCTTCGTGGTCGGCTGGGTGCTGCGGAAGGCGCCGGTGGTCACCCCCGGGGCCCTGCTCGGCGGGACGGCCACCCTGGTCGCCGACACGTCCGGCCCCTGGACGCTGCTGGTGCAGGTGCTGCTCTCGTCCTGCGCCGTGCTGCTGCTGCCGCGCCAGTTCCACATGGCCGTGGTGGAGAACCGGGCGGTGGCGGACGTGACCCGCGCCGCCTGGGCCTTCCCGCTCTACCTCGTGCTCATCAACCTGTTCGTCGTGCCGCTCGCGGTGATCGGCCTGATGATGTTCCCGGACGGGAGCGTCATGCGCGACATGACGGTGCTCGCCCTGCCCCTGGCCGAGCGCGCGGACGGCATCGCGCTCATCGCCTTCGTGGGCGGGCTCTCGGCCGCGACCGCGATGGTGATCGTGGAATCGGTCGCGGTCGCGATCATGATCTCGAACCACCTCGTCATCCCGCTGGTCCTGCGCGGGCGGCCGGGGAGCCAGCGGGCGACCAATCTCGGCGGCGTCGTGCTGGCGGTGCGCCGGGTCGCCATCGTGGTGGTGATCCTGGCGGCCTACGCCTATTCGCGGGTGGCCGGCGAGGTGGCGCTCGCCTCGATCGGCCTCCTGTCCTTCGCGGCCGTGGCGCAGATCGGGCCGGCCTTCCTCGGCGGCCTGATCTGGCGGCGCGGCACCGGCCTCGGCGCGGTGGCGGGGCTGACGGCGGGGCTCGCGGTCTGGGCCTACACGCTGCTGCTGCCGAGCCTGCTCGGCGAATCCGCCAGCCCCTGGGCGCGCGCCTTCCTGGAGGACGGGCCCTTCGGCATCGCGGCCCTCAGCCCCACCGCCCTGATGGGGCTCGACGACCTGCCGCGCCTCGTCCACGGCACGCTCTGGAGCCTCGGCCTCAACGCCCTGGCATATTGGGGCTTCTCGCTGCTGCGGGCGCCGAGCGCGATCGAGCGGCTCCAGGCCGAGGCCTTCGGGCACGAATTCGTGCAGGACGCGCCGCCCCTGCGCCTGTTCCGCGGCACGCTGAGCTTCGGGGAGCTGCGCGCCGCCGTCGCCCGCTTCCTCGGCGAGGAGCGCGCGCAGCGGGCCTTCGACGCCTACTTCGCCGAGCGCGGCCGGATGATCCTCCACCCGGACGCGGTGGCGGGGCTCGGCGAATTGCGCCACGCCGAGCACCTGCTCGCCTCGGCGATCGGCGCCTCCTCGGCCCGGCTCGCGCTCTCGCTGCTGCTCGGGCGGCGCAACGTCTCGCCGCGGGCGGCCCTGCGCCTCCTCGACGACGCCTCGGCGGCCTTCCAGTACAGCCGCGACTTCCTGCAGCACGGCCTCGACCACGCGGGCCAGGGCATCACGGTCTTCGACCGCGACATGACCCTGATCGCCTGGAACCGGGCCTTCGCGGACCTCTACGACCTGCCCAACGACATCATGCGCACCGGCATGCCGCTGGAGGAGATCGTCCGCTACAACGCCGCCCGGGGCGCCTACGGCGACCGCGAGGCGGACGACCTCGTGCGCGAGCGCATCGCCGCCTTCCGGCAGGAGACCGGGCCGCAGCGCCTGCGCCTCTCCCCGAGCGGGCGCGTGATCGAGATCCGGGCCAACGCCCTGCCGAACGGGGGCGTGGTCGCGACCTACACGGACGTCACCGACGCGGTCGCGGCCGAGGAGGCCCGCGAGCGCCTCAACGAGGAGCTGGAGCGCCGGGTGCGGGAGCGGACCGAGGAGCTCACCCGCCTCAACGCCGCGCTGAGCCGCGCCAAGGCCGAGGCCGAGGAGGCCAACGCCTCGAAGACGCGCTTCCTCGCCGCCGCGAGCCACGACATCCTGCAGCCCCTCAACGCGGCCCGCCTCTACGCGGCGGCCCTGGTCGAGCGCGACCGCGCCGCCGACCCGACGCTCGCCGAGAACGTCGACGCCTCGCTGGACGCGGTCGAGGAGATCCTGACCGCGCTCCTCGACATCTCCCGCCTCGACACCGGCGCCCTGACGCCGCAGCTCTCGACCTTCCGGGTCTCCGAGCTGATGCGCCAGATCCGGCGCGAATTCGAGCCGATGGCGCGCGAGAAGGGCCTGGAGCTGCGGGTGATGCCCTGCGGCCTCGGCGTCCGCTCGGACCGGCCGCTCCTGCGCCGGCTGCTCCAGAACCTCGTCTCCAACGCCATCAAGTACACCCAATCGGGCCGGGTCCTGGTCGGTGCGCGCCGCCGCGGCGAGCGCCTCGAACTCATGGTCTGCGACACCGGGCTCGGCATCCCGGCCTCCAAGCGCAAGGTGGTGTTCCAGGAATTCCAGCGCCTCGAACAGGGGGCCCGGGTCGCCCGCGGCCTCGGGCTCGGCCTCTCGATCGTCGAGCGCACCGCGCGGCTCCTCGGTCACCCGATCCGCCTGCGCTCCGAGGTCGGGCGCGGCTCGATCTTCTCGGTCCTGGTGCCGGTCGCCGCCCTGCGGCCGGCCCCGGAGGCCGCCGCGGAGGCGCCCCGCCCGGCGGACGCCGCCCTCTCGGGCCTCTCGGTCCTCGCCATCGACAACGAGCCGGCGATCGTGGACGGCATGGCGCGCCTGCTCGCGAGCTGGGGCTGCCGCGTGCGCACGGCGGGCTCGGTCGGCGAGGCGGTGCGGCGGGTGCTCGCCCCCGCCCCGCCCCCCGACGTGATCGTGGCGGATTACCACCTCGACGAGGGCAACGGGCTCGACCTGATCGCCTCGCTGCGGGCGGCCCTGTCGGCCGACGTGCCGGCGGTGCTGCTCACCGCCGACCGCTCGCCGCCGGTGCGGGAGACGGCCGCGGCGCAGCGCGTCCACCTGCTCACCAAGCCGCTGAAGCCCGCCGCCCTGCGGGCGCTGCTGACCCAGTGGCAGGCCCGGCGGGCGGCGGCCGAGGAACCCTCCGGCTGATCGCGGCGCCGCGCGGCCATCGCCCTCGTCCGGGCGCGCTGGTTCGGCATCGCCGTCCGGACAGCCGATGGCGGTCCTGGCCCGACCTGCTGCCGAACCGGTCGGCGGACAACCGCCCCCTTCACCGGGAGGGCCGCCGGGTCGGCGGCGGCGACGATGCGGAGCCAGGATGCCGGGCGGGACTCCGCCGCGGTCAGTGCCGGACCCACATGATCCGCGCCATCCAGGCGATCTCGGCCGTCGCGATCGAGCGCGCGGCCTCGCCAGGCATCACGGGCGCGAGGTCCGCCACCCGCGCGGTGCGCCGACGCAGCACCGCGCCGACCAGCGCCCCCGTGCGCAGGCTCACCAGGATCCGGTCGCCGCGGCGCATCGGCGCCGTGGCGCAGACCACAAGCACGTCGCCGTCGTGGTAGAGAGGCCGCAGATCGTTGCCCTGAACCTCGATGGCGAAGCAATCCTGCGTGCCGAGATCCGGAAAATCGAGCTCGTCCCAGGCGGACCCGGTCGGGCGGCCGTCCGGCCCGATCCGCCCGGCCACCGCCAGGGCGGCGCTGCCGATCAGCGGCACGACGGCCGCCCCCGCGGCGGCCCGCGGCGAGACGAGCTGCACGAACTCGTCGAGGGTGGCCCCCGTCGCGGCCAGGATCTTGGCGAGGGATTCCGTCGAGGGCCAGCGCCTGCGGCCGTCGGGCGCGACGCGCTTCGAGCGGTTGAAGCTCGTCGGATCGAGCCCCGCGCGCTTGGCCAAGCCCGAGGGGGTCAGCCTGTGGCGCTGCGCGAGATGGTCGATTGCTGACCAAATCCTGTCGTGCGAAAGCATGGGGAGAGTATCTATCACCCGCAATCAGATCTGCGGACCGCTTCGCCCGACACTACTCGGCGTCATCCGAAAGGCAACGCCGCGTGGATGCCGCCCCGTAATAAATCCGGTTTCGCGCGAGAGGCGCCTCGGAATCCTCAGCCATGAGCATGATTTACAAGATCTGCCCGGCCCCGCTGTGGCGGGACGCGCAGGCCGCCGGCCGCTTCCTCGGCGCCCCGGTCGACCTCGCGGACGGGTACATCCACTTCTCCACCGCCGCCCAGGTCGCCGAGACCGCCGCCCGGCATTTCGCCGGCCAGGATGACCTCGTCCTCGTCGCGGTCGCGGCGGAGGATCTCGGCGAGGCCCTGCGCTACGAGCCCTCCCGGGGCGGCGCCCTGTTCCCGCACCTCTACGGGCCGCTGCCGCTCGCGGCGGTCCGCTCCGCGGTGCCGCTCCGGCTCGGACCGGACGGGCGCCACCGTTTCCCCGCGGACCTGGAGGGCTGACACGCCTTGCTCGCCAGCCTGTTCCCCCTCGCCCGGCCCGTTCTCCACGCCCTCGACGCCGAGACGGCCCATCGCCTGACCCTGCGGGCGCTCGCGCTCCTGCCCCCCGGACCACCGCCCGCCGACGACCCGGCCCTGGCGGTCGCGGCCTTCGGCAGGCGCTTCCCGAACCCGGTCGGGCTCGCGGCGGGATTCGACAAGGGGGCCGAGGTGCCGGACGCGCTCCTGCGCCTCGGCTTCGGCTTCGTGGAGGTCGGCGGCGTGGTGCCGCTGCCCCAGCCCGGCAACCCGCGCCCGCGGGTCTTCCGCCTGCCCCGCGACGGCGCCGTCATCAACCGGTTCGGGCTCAACAGCGAGGGGCTCGCCACCGTGGCGGCGCGACTCGCCGCGCGGGCCGGCCGGCCCGGCCTGATCGGCGCGAATATCGGGGCCAACAAGGAGGCGGCCGACCGGCTGGCCGATTACGTGACCTGCACGCGGGCGCTCGCGGGCCTCGTCGACTTCATCACCGTGAACGTCTCCTCGCCCAACACGCCGGGCCTGCGCGACCTGCAGGGCGAGGCCTTCCTGGACGAGCTCCTGGCCCGGGTCGTGGAGGCCCGCGACGCGGCAGGGGGCGGGCGCCGCGCCGCCATCCTGCTCAAGATCGCGCCCGACATCACCCTCGGCGCCCTCGACGCCATCGCGGCCACGGCCCTGCGGCGCGGGGTGGAGGGGCTCGTCGTCTCGAACACCACGGTGGCGCGGCCCGCCGGCCTCGCGGAGGCGGCGCGCGCCCGCGAGGCCGGCGGGCTCTCCGGCCGGCCGCTCTTCTCGCCCTCGACGCGGCTCCTCGCCGAGACCTTCCTGCGGGTCGGCACCCGCCTGCCCCTGGTCGGGGTCGGCGGGATCGATTCGGCCGAGGCCGCCTGGACCAAGATCCGGGCCGGCGCCAGCCTCCTGCAGCTCTACTCGGCCCTGGTCTATGCGGGCCCCGGGCTCGTCGGGACGATCAAGCGCGGGCTCGCCGCGCGCCTCGCCGACCAGGGCCGGCCGCTCGCCGCGTGGGTCGGCCGCGACGCGGCCGAACTCGCGCGCAGCGCCTGACCGGGGCCGCGTCGCGGCCCGCCCGCGGCCGGCCGGAGGCGGCCGCCCGGGCCGCGGCTCACGCCGCGGGCACCTGCGCGGGCACCTGCGCGGGGCCGGCGGGGGCCGCGCCGGCGGGGGCCGGCCCGAAGGCGGCCCGGGCGAGCCTCGGGTAGAGCAGGCCCTGGCCGATGCCGCGGGCGGCCAGGAAGGCCAGGAGCGCGAGCCACAGGCCGGTATTGCCGAGGCCCTGCACGCCCCCCAGCACCGCCAGGTAGGCGGCGAGCGCCGCGACCATCAGGTTGCGCATCGGCCGGGTCCAGGTCGCCCCGATATAGATCCCGTCGAAGGCGAAGGCCGCCGCGGCCACGACGGGCGTCAGGGCCGCGAAGGGCAGGTAGAGGCGCGCGAGGGCGCGCACCTCGGGATTGGTGCTGATCGCGTCGATGAAGGCGCCGCCCGTCGCCAGGAACAGCAGCGAGACCGCGAGGCCGAAGCCGAGGCACCAGCCGAGCGCGTAGCGGACGGCGCGCCGGAAGGCGCCCTCCCGGCGGGCGCCGAGCGCCTGCCCGCACAGCACCTCCGCCGCGGTGGCGAAGCCGTCGAGGAAGAAGCTGCCGACGAGGAACAGGTTCTGCAGCACGGCATTCGCCGCGAGGGTGAGGTCGCCCGCCCGCGCCCCGAGCGCCGAGAAGGAGCCGAAGGCCGCGATCACGGCCAGGGTGCGCACCATCACGTCGCCGTTGACCGCGAGCATGCGCAGCAGGGAGGTCCGCTCCAGCACCTCCGCGCGGGGGATCCGCCAGGGCCGGGAGCCGAGGCGGCGCAGCACCAAGAGGCCGAGGAGGAAGCCCAGGGCCTCGGCCAGGACCGCCGCCAGGGCCGCCCCCGCGACCCCGAGGCCGAGGCCGAGCACGAGCAGGATCGTGAGCGCGATGTTCGCGACGTTCATGGCGACCTGGAGGGCGAGGCCGAGATCGGTGCGCCCGCGTCCCAGGGTCGAGCCCAGCACGGCGTAGTTCATGAGCGTGAACGGCGCCGCGACGATGCGGATGCCGAAATAGGTCGCGAGGGCCGCGGTGACCGCCGGGCTCGCGCCGGCGAGCGCGAAGGCCGCCTCGCCGAGCGGCCGCTGCAGGGCGACGAGCAGCAGGCCCACGCCGCCCCCGACCGCCAGCGCCCGCGCCAGGGCCCGGTCGATCTCGGCCGCGTCGCCCGCCCCGGCGGCCTGGGCGGTGAGCCCGGCGGTGGCCATGCGCAGCGAGCCGAAGGTCCAGAACAGGTAGTCGAACAGGACGGCCCCGAGGGCGAGCGCCCCGAGGAGCGCGGCATCGCCCAGCCGCCCGATCGCCGCCGCGCCGACGACGCCGAGGAGCGGCGTCGTGACATTGGCGAGGGTCATCGGCAGGGCGAGGGCGAGGACGCGGCGGTTCGTCACCGCCGGGGCTGCGGACGCGTCCATGCGCCTAGCGCCCGCCCGCGAGCAGCCGCGACAGCAGCCAGAGCGGCACGACCACGACGGCGCCGGCGATCAGCCAGGTCCCGGCGTCGTGGAAGGTCGACAGGCCGAGGTCGATGAGCGTGCGCAGCGTGTCGTAGGCGTGGACGTAGAGCGCCCGGGGGGTGATCCCGATCATCGCCATGCCGGCGCCGACCAGGAGCGACAGGAAGACGAGCCGGACGAGGACGGCGGCGGGCGAGCCGCCCAGGAAGCGCCGCAGGTCCGAGCCGGCCCGATGCGCGCCGGACCCGTCATAGGCCCCGCGCGGATCCTGGCCGCCGCGCGGATCGTGCGGCCGCCCGGGCGGAATGGTGAAACGCGGATCGCTCATCGGGGCCTCGCGGAAGGGGATCGAACGGAAAGCTGCGGCCTGCCGCACACACGTCCCCGCAAATCTGCAACGGACGCGTTACGTCGCTCCGCGGCGCGTCGTAAAGATGGCGAGCGTCAAGCCCCACACCAGGAGGGCGCGCCATCGATTCACGAGGGAGACGTCCGCCGCAGCGGGCGGTCACGGGTTCGCAGCATGATCGACCACGCGCTCTTCGATCCCGCCAAGGCCGACCCGGATGCGGAGCGGCTCAACCGGGAGATCATGGCCGCGCAGGCGAGCGCCCCGGATCCCTGGTCGCTGCCCGTCGCCGAGGTGCGGGCCCGGCGACGACAGGGCAGCGCCGCCTTCCCGGCGATGCCGCAGAGCCCGCGGGCCGAGACGCTGACCATCCCGGGCCCGGGCGGCCCGATCGCCCTCAGGGTGATTCGCCCGGTGCGCAAGCCGCGCGGCGCCTACCTGCACATTCACGGCGGCGGCTGGATCTGGGGCGCGGCCGACGAGCAGGACCCCTGGCTGGAGCGCATCGCCGACCGCTGCGGCTTCGTCTGCATCTCGGTCGAGTACCGGCTCGCGCCCGAGCACCCCTACCCGGCCCCGCTCGACGATTGCGCGGCGGCGGCGCTGTGGCTGCACGGCGAGGGGCGGCGCCTGTTCGGCGTCGAGGCGCTGACCATCGGCGGCGAATCGGTCGGAGCCCACCTCTCGGTGATGACGCTCCTGCGCCTGCGCGACCGCCACCGGCTCCCGAAGGCGTTCCGGGGCGCGAACCTGTTCTCCGGCCTGTTCGACCTCGGCGTCACCGCGAGCGCCCGCAACTGGGGCGAGGAGCGGCTCGTCCTCAATTCCCGCGACGTGCGCCGCTTCGCGGACGGCTTCGTGCCCGAGGGGGTCGCCCGGCGCTCGCCCGAGGTCTCGCCGCTCTACGCCGATCTCAAGGGCCTGCCCCCCGCCCTGTTCTCGGTCGGGACCCGCGACCCGCTCCTCGACGACACGCTGTTCATGTCGATGCGCTGGGCCGCGGCCAATAACGGGGGCTACACGGCGGTCTATACCGGCGGCTGCCACGTCTTCATCCGCTACCCCCTGGCGATGACCGAGCGGGCGCTGGAGCTGATCGAGCGCTTCCTGATGGCGCTGGCCTGAAGCCGGGCGCCGTCAGGCCGTGCGCGCGACGGTGGTGCCGATCGGGGCGGCCTGCGCGGCCTCCGACTCGCGCGCGTAGGTCTTGGCGCGCAGGGCCGATTCGGAGGGGAGCTGGTCGAGCACCGAGCCGGAATTCGGGTCGAGCACCTGGAACACCATCTGCTGGGTCTCGACGTCGCGGCGGTAGCGCACCTCGGAGCGGCCGGCATCGGGCGACGGCTCGGGCGGGGCTTCCGCGAGGGCGCGCTTCGCCTCCGGGCTCAGGTCGAGGGTGACGGCGTCGTCGAGCGGCGCGGATTCGGGCTCGCGCCCGCCGGTCGGGCGGCGCGGCGGAGGGTCCGCCTCGATCGGGGCAGGCGCGCTCGGCGCCGCCAAGGACCGGATCTCGAACATCGAGAGTCCCCAGGTGTTCATGCTGGCATGATCAGACACCCGTCGTCCCTACCCGGACCTTAACGGCGCGCCCCGCTCGCGCGCTGGTGTGAAGGCCTGGTTAACGCCGGCGCATTCTTTTTCACGACATCGCGCCGGCGGTTCGCCCGGCGGGCGCCCTGAGGGCGGGGCCGGTGCGGTGGCGGATCGGACCCATCGCGGCGGGCGCCGCGGGCTCAGGCCGGCGCGACGAATTCCGCGGTCTCGCGGGTCCAGGCGCGGGCCTGATCGCTCAGGGTGAGGCCGAGCCCGGGCCGGGTCGGCACGATCATCCGGCCGCCCTCGAGGGCCAGCCGCTCGTTGAAGAGCGGTTCGAGCCACTCGAAATGCTCCACCCAGGGCTCGCGCTGGAGCGCGGCGGCGAGGTGGATGTGCAACTCCATGGCGAAGTGCGGCGCGACGGTGAGGCCGGCGAATTCCGCCAGCGCCGCCACCTTGAGGAAGGGCGTGATGCCGCCGACCCGCGGCGCGTCCGGCATCAGGTAGTCGGCGCCGTTCTGGCGGATGAAGTCCCAGTGCTCGGCGACGCTCGTCAGCATCTCGCCGGTGGCGATCGGCGTGTCGAGGGCGGCGGCGAGCGCCGCGTGGCCGGCCGCGTCCAGGCAGTCGAGGGGCTCCTCGATCCAGACGAGGTTGAAGGCCTCGAAGATCCGGCCCATGCGCAGGGCGGTCGGCCGATCCCATTGCTGGTTGGCATCGACCATCAGCGGGACCTCGTCGCCGAGGCGCTCCCGCACGGCGGCGACCCGCTTCACGTCGAGGGCCCCGTCCGGCTGCCCAACCTTGAGCTTGATGCCGCCGATCCCGCGGGCGCGGGAGCGCTCGGCATTGACCAGCAGCTCGTCGAGGGGCGTGTGCAGGAAGCCGCCCGACGTGTTGTAGCAGCGCACCGAATCGCGGTGCGCCCCGAGGAGCTTGGCGAGCGAGAGGCCGGCCCGCCTCGCCTTCAGGTCCCAGAGGGCGACGTCGAAGGCGCCGATCGCCTGGACCGCGAGGCCGCCGCGGCCGGCCGAGGCTCCCGCCCAGGCCAGGCGGTCCCAGGCCTTGGCGATGTCGCTCGGATCCTCCCCGAGCAGGGCGGGCGCGATCTCGCGGGCATGGGCGAACTGCCCCGGGCCGCCGGCCCGCTTCACGTAGCTGAAGCCGAGGCCGCCCGACCCGTCCCCGGCCTCGATCTCGCAGACCAGGATGGCGATCTCGGTCATCGGCCTCTGGCGCCCGGTGAGCACCTTGGCGTCGCTGATCGGGCTGGCGAGCGGCAGGGTCACCGCGTGCAGCCTGATCCGGCGGATCGTGTCGGTCCCGTGCGGCATCCTCGTTCCTCCCGGTGATGGCCCGTGCCGGTGATGGCCCGTGCCGGTGATGGGCCCTGGCGGGCGCGGCGCCCCGGGCGGGGCGCCCGCGCGACGTCAGGTCGGGAGCGCCGCGACCTTGGCGGCGGTCCGCACCCGGCCCGGCGCCGTGAGCAGGGCGAGGAGGGCCGAGAGCACCGCGCAGGCGGTGAGGAAGCCGAGCGCCGCCCCGAAGCCGCCGGTCGCGTCCTTGATCCAGCCGACCACGAAGGGGCCGACGAAGCCGCCGAGATTGCCGATCGAGTTGATCATCGCGATGCCGCCCGCGGCGGCGGTGCCGGTCAGGAACTCGCTCGGCATGGTCCAGAAGGCCGGCTTGCAGCCGTAGAGCCCGATCGTCGCCACCGCGATCGCCACCACCGCCATCAGGGTGTTGCCGTAGAGGCCCGCCGCGGCCAGCCCCCCCGCCCCGAGCAGGCAGGCGACGATGTAGTGCCACTTGCGCTCGCGCATCCGGTCCGAGGACCAGCTCCAGACGAGGAGCCCGATCGTGCCGACCACGTAGGGCGCGGCGCTGACGAGGCCGACCTCCAGGTCGGAGCCGCCGAGGCCCTTCACGATCTGCGGCAGGAAGTAGGTGATCCCGTAGGTCGCCGTGACGATGGTGAAGTACATCAGGGCGAGCGAGAGCACGCGCAGGTCCGAGAAGGCGCGGCGCAGGCTCATGTGGCCCTGCTCCTGGCGCAGCAGGTCCTGCCGCTCCCGCTCGATCGCGCCGCACAGCCACGCCTTCTCGTCGGGCGCGAGCCAGTCGGCGACGGCGGGCGAGTCGGTGAGCCAGCGCAGCACCACGAAGGCGAGGAGCACGGCCGGGGCCGCCTCGACCAGGAAGAGCCACTGCCAGCCCGCCAGCCCGAGCGCCCCGTCGAGGCGCAGGAGCACGCCCGAGAGCGCCGCCGTCACGGCGTTCGAGACCGGAACCGCCAGGTAGAGCGAGGCCAGCACGCGGCTGCGATAGGCCTTCGGGAACCAGTAGGTGAAGTAGAGGATCACGCCCGGGAAGAACCCGGCCTCGGCGACGCCGAGGAGGAAGCGCATCACCACGAAGCTGGTCGGCCCGGTCACGAAGGCCATCGCGCCCGCCACGAGGCCCCAGGAGATCATGATGCGGGCGATCCAGCGCCGCGCCCCGGCCTTCTCCAGGAGCAGGTTGCTCGGCACCTCGAAGACGAAGTAGCCGAGGAAGAAGATGCCGGCCCCGAAGCCGAAATCCTTCGCCGAGAGCCCCAGTGCCTGCGACATGCCGCCGGTCGCCGCGAAGCTGACGTTGGTGCGGTCGATGTAGGCGATGAGGTAGATGATGACGATGAGCGGCAGGAGGCGCCACGCCACCTTGCGGATCGTCCTCGCCTCGAGTTCGCGGTCGGCCAGATCCATGGTTTCCTCCCGATTGTCGGTTATCGCGTCGTTGCCGGGGCCGGATCGCCCCGGAGGTCCCGATGGCGTCAGGTGACGGGCGCCGGGTTGAAGAGGGTGAGGTCGTTGTAGAGGCCCCAGCGGTCCGACCAGGGCTTGGTGCGCCCGCTCGCCACGTCGAGGATCAGGCGGAAGAGCTCCCAGCCCATCTCCTCGATCGTCGCCTCGCCGGTGGCGATCCGGCCGGCATCGAGGTCGATCAGGTCCGACCAGCGCTCGGCGAGCTCCGTGCGGGTCGCCACCTTGATCACCGGCGCCTCGGCCAGCCCGTAGGGGGTGCCCCGCCCCGTGGAGAAGACCTGCAGGGTCATGCCGGAGGCGAGCTGCAGCGTGCCGCAGACGAAGTCGCTCGCCGGGGTCGCGGCGAAGATCAGGCCCTTCCGGCGCACCCGCTCGCCCGGCGCGAGCACGCCGCGAATCGCGCTCGTGCCCGACTTCGCCACCGAGCCGAGGGCCTTCTCGACGATGGTGTTGAGCCCGCCCTTCTTGTTGCCGGGCGAGGGATTGGCGCTGCGGTCGGCCTGCCCGCGGGCGAGGTAGGCGTCGTACCACGCCATCTCGCGGATCAGCGCGCGGGCCACCTCCTCGGTCTCGGCCCGCGGGGTGAGGAGGTGGATGGCGTCGCGCACCTCGGTGACTTCCGAGAACATCACGGTCGCCCCGCAGCGCACCAGCAGGTCGGCGCAATAGCCGAGCGCCGGGTTGGCGGTGACGCCCGAGAAGGCGTCGCTGCCGCCGCATTGCAGCCCG
This window harbors:
- a CDS encoding hybrid sensor histidine kinase/response regulator → MIAGWAVVLTALTYICALFTVAHWGDVSGRRLMRDERVRPTIYALSLAVYCTSWTFFGSVGLASHSGLDFLTIYVGPVLVIGLGHRLVARVVRIAKAQNSTSVADFIAARYGKSERIAALVCLISIVGAIPYIALQLRAVAASLRVFLDATDGRGGGTIGLMGDLGLFTALVLAGFAVAFGTRHADATEHQDGLTLAIAIESLVKLLAFLVVGGFVVGWVLRKAPVVTPGALLGGTATLVADTSGPWTLLVQVLLSSCAVLLLPRQFHMAVVENRAVADVTRAAWAFPLYLVLINLFVVPLAVIGLMMFPDGSVMRDMTVLALPLAERADGIALIAFVGGLSAATAMVIVESVAVAIMISNHLVIPLVLRGRPGSQRATNLGGVVLAVRRVAIVVVILAAYAYSRVAGEVALASIGLLSFAAVAQIGPAFLGGLIWRRGTGLGAVAGLTAGLAVWAYTLLLPSLLGESASPWARAFLEDGPFGIAALSPTALMGLDDLPRLVHGTLWSLGLNALAYWGFSLLRAPSAIERLQAEAFGHEFVQDAPPLRLFRGTLSFGELRAAVARFLGEERAQRAFDAYFAERGRMILHPDAVAGLGELRHAEHLLASAIGASSARLALSLLLGRRNVSPRAALRLLDDASAAFQYSRDFLQHGLDHAGQGITVFDRDMTLIAWNRAFADLYDLPNDIMRTGMPLEEIVRYNAARGAYGDREADDLVRERIAAFRQETGPQRLRLSPSGRVIEIRANALPNGGVVATYTDVTDAVAAEEARERLNEELERRVRERTEELTRLNAALSRAKAEAEEANASKTRFLAAASHDILQPLNAARLYAAALVERDRAADPTLAENVDASLDAVEEILTALLDISRLDTGALTPQLSTFRVSELMRQIRREFEPMAREKGLELRVMPCGLGVRSDRPLLRRLLQNLVSNAIKYTQSGRVLVGARRRGERLELMVCDTGLGIPASKRKVVFQEFQRLEQGARVARGLGLGLSIVERTARLLGHPIRLRSEVGRGSIFSVLVPVAALRPAPEAAAEAPRPADAALSGLSVLAIDNEPAIVDGMARLLASWGCRVRTAGSVGEAVRRVLAPAPPPDVIVADYHLDEGNGLDLIASLRAALSADVPAVLLTADRSPPVRETAAAQRVHLLTKPLKPAALRALLTQWQARRAAAEEPSG
- a CDS encoding S24 family peptidase gives rise to the protein MLSHDRIWSAIDHLAQRHRLTPSGLAKRAGLDPTSFNRSKRVAPDGRRRWPSTESLAKILAATGATLDEFVQLVSPRAAAGAAVVPLIGSAALAVAGRIGPDGRPTGSAWDELDFPDLGTQDCFAIEVQGNDLRPLYHDGDVLVVCATAPMRRGDRILVSLRTGALVGAVLRRRTARVADLAPVMPGEAARSIATAEIAWMARIMWVRH
- a CDS encoding DUF952 domain-containing protein, which encodes MSMIYKICPAPLWRDAQAAGRFLGAPVDLADGYIHFSTAAQVAETAARHFAGQDDLVLVAVAAEDLGEALRYEPSRGGALFPHLYGPLPLAAVRSAVPLRLGPDGRHRFPADLEG
- a CDS encoding quinone-dependent dihydroorotate dehydrogenase — translated: MLASLFPLARPVLHALDAETAHRLTLRALALLPPGPPPADDPALAVAAFGRRFPNPVGLAAGFDKGAEVPDALLRLGFGFVEVGGVVPLPQPGNPRPRVFRLPRDGAVINRFGLNSEGLATVAARLAARAGRPGLIGANIGANKEAADRLADYVTCTRALAGLVDFITVNVSSPNTPGLRDLQGEAFLDELLARVVEARDAAGGGRRAAILLKIAPDITLGALDAIAATALRRGVEGLVVSNTTVARPAGLAEAARAREAGGLSGRPLFSPSTRLLAETFLRVGTRLPLVGVGGIDSAEAAWTKIRAGASLLQLYSALVYAGPGLVGTIKRGLAARLADQGRPLAAWVGRDAAELARSA
- a CDS encoding MATE family efflux transporter, translated to MDASAAPAVTNRRVLALALPMTLANVTTPLLGVVGAAAIGRLGDAALLGALALGAVLFDYLFWTFGSLRMATAGLTAQAAGAGDAAEIDRALARALAVGGGVGLLLVALQRPLGEAAFALAGASPAVTAALATYFGIRIVAAPFTLMNYAVLGSTLGRGRTDLGLALQVAMNVANIALTILLVLGLGLGVAGAALAAVLAEALGFLLGLLVLRRLGSRPWRIPRAEVLERTSLLRMLAVNGDVMVRTLAVIAAFGSFSALGARAGDLTLAANAVLQNLFLVGSFFLDGFATAAEVLCGQALGARREGAFRRAVRYALGWCLGFGLAVSLLFLATGGAFIDAISTNPEVRALARLYLPFAALTPVVAAAAFAFDGIYIGATWTRPMRNLMVAALAAYLAVLGGVQGLGNTGLWLALLAFLAARGIGQGLLYPRLARAAFGPAPAGAAPAGPAQVPAQVPAA
- a CDS encoding DUF6460 domain-containing protein, whose translation is MSDPRFTIPPGRPHDPRGGQDPRGAYDGSGAHRAGSDLRRFLGGSPAAVLVRLVFLSLLVGAGMAMIGITPRALYVHAYDTLRTLIDLGLSTFHDAGTWLIAGAVVVVPLWLLSRLLAGGR
- a CDS encoding alpha/beta hydrolase translates to MIDHALFDPAKADPDAERLNREIMAAQASAPDPWSLPVAEVRARRRQGSAAFPAMPQSPRAETLTIPGPGGPIALRVIRPVRKPRGAYLHIHGGGWIWGAADEQDPWLERIADRCGFVCISVEYRLAPEHPYPAPLDDCAAAALWLHGEGRRLFGVEALTIGGESVGAHLSVMTLLRLRDRHRLPKAFRGANLFSGLFDLGVTASARNWGEERLVLNSRDVRRFADGFVPEGVARRSPEVSPLYADLKGLPPALFSVGTRDPLLDDTLFMSMRWAAANNGGYTAVYTGGCHVFIRYPLAMTERALELIERFLMALA
- a CDS encoding flagellar protein FlaG, encoding MNTWGLSMFEIRSLAAPSAPAPIEADPPPRRPTGGREPESAPLDDAVTLDLSPEAKRALAEAPPEPSPDAGRSEVRYRRDVETQQMVFQVLDPNSGSVLDQLPSESALRAKTYARESEAAQAAPIGTTVARTA